In Blautia wexlerae DSM 19850, a single window of DNA contains:
- a CDS encoding L,D-transpeptidase family protein, whose translation MKIVVMLIVMILVISCCVYAGISYYYSYHFFLGTTINGIDSSNKTAYEVEQEIAGKKDNYVIQVSARMQEPQTITGKDIDYQYVSSGEILQLLKTQKPWEWIRGFFETKNYMVQEETVFSREKLEEQVSSLNCAKKENQIAPENAYVSFSNSEFTIVPETEGSELNAKEAYQMISRAIDNEAADVDLGSNPKAYKEADVTRDSSELQNMVNMYNGLAKVNITYTFGDETVTLDGNTIKNWLQFDEKGQLLPDDGAFRQHVVDYVAQLAADHDTVGTERQFETTSGRIVYVYGSAYGWKIDQDKEAAQLMQEIQSGTQTTREPVYSMRANAHGINDLGDTYIEVDLTEQYMWYYQNGNIIFQSEIVSGLPGDPDRKTPPGIFTLNSKSSPSVLRGEMTANGTYSYEQPVTYWMPFNGGIGFHDADWQPYFGGDRYLTGGSHGCINLPPENAGQLYSLIQYDVPIICFY comes from the coding sequence ATGAAAATAGTTGTAATGCTTATAGTGATGATTTTGGTTATTAGCTGTTGTGTGTATGCAGGTATATCTTATTATTACTCATATCACTTCTTTTTGGGTACGACCATCAATGGAATTGACAGTTCAAATAAGACAGCTTATGAAGTTGAGCAGGAGATTGCAGGGAAAAAGGATAACTATGTTATTCAGGTAAGTGCAAGGATGCAGGAACCTCAGACTATTACAGGTAAAGACATTGATTATCAATATGTATCCAGCGGGGAAATCCTTCAGCTGCTGAAGACTCAGAAACCATGGGAATGGATCAGAGGTTTTTTTGAAACGAAAAATTATATGGTTCAAGAAGAGACTGTTTTCAGTCGGGAAAAGCTGGAGGAACAGGTAAGTTCATTAAATTGTGCCAAAAAAGAGAATCAGATAGCACCGGAAAATGCGTATGTAAGTTTTTCTAATTCAGAATTTACTATTGTGCCAGAGACAGAAGGCAGTGAATTAAATGCCAAGGAAGCTTATCAGATGATAAGCAGAGCAATTGATAATGAGGCGGCAGATGTAGATCTGGGAAGCAATCCAAAGGCTTATAAGGAAGCAGATGTGACGAGAGATAGTTCAGAACTTCAGAATATGGTAAATATGTATAATGGCCTGGCAAAAGTAAATATCACATATACATTTGGAGATGAAACGGTAACACTTGACGGGAATACCATCAAAAACTGGCTGCAGTTTGACGAGAAAGGGCAGTTGCTTCCGGATGATGGAGCCTTCAGGCAGCATGTAGTGGATTATGTGGCACAGCTTGCAGCAGATCATGATACAGTTGGCACTGAAAGACAATTTGAGACCACAAGCGGAAGGATTGTGTATGTATATGGCTCAGCCTATGGATGGAAGATTGATCAGGACAAGGAAGCAGCACAGCTCATGCAGGAAATTCAATCAGGAACCCAGACAACCAGGGAACCGGTATATTCTATGAGAGCAAATGCACATGGGATCAATGATCTCGGAGATACATATATAGAGGTAGATCTTACAGAGCAGTATATGTGGTATTATCAGAATGGAAATATTATTTTTCAATCAGAAATCGTATCCGGACTGCCAGGTGATCCGGATAGAAAAACACCCCCTGGAATATTCACACTGAATTCAAAGAGCAGTCCGTCTGTGCTGCGAGGTGAAATGACAGCAAATGGAACCTATTCTTATGAACAGCCGGTAACGTACTGGATGCCATTCAATGGAGGAATTGGCTTTCATGATGCAGACTGGCAGCCGTACTTTGGTGGTGACAGATATCTTACAGGTGGTTCTCATGGATGCATCAATCTTCCCCCGGAAAATGCCGGGCAGCTTTATAGTCTTATTCAGTATGATGTCCCGATAATTTGTTTTTACTAA
- a CDS encoding DUF4179 domain-containing protein — translation MMTLNYNEKDFQKKLQKDIEMPEIVNEHINQAYRLIENNTVLQRKASKDPYHWMKSGGRIAGGMAAVLAVGFVFCAINPVMAKNIPVVGGLFEILQDNVSFFGDFSDHATTLEAVDGTKTDSSETDGAKNGNANSGAAYTKTADGLTITCSEVYANSQAIYVTMQFKSDTPFPETETLAENGTPVIDLDMTGGVDFNPDASPVIDGQVEGQFLDDNTYACIFRYDLAEAAKDYTEYSEKYNEMTQQVLDEMGITLDDLDDQTDEGYALLEEFTNKVSERGGEYQKYIKEIEIPDTFNLHLDITKVKGLEANYQWSEEDEKKYGTDAGYYKYEGDWSFDIPVTVDDSQTEVLELNDTNDAGIGLKSVIRTPYELTVNELYKEGSNSDCFMVALDANGNTLPYNESTGNCNNFAIQDRDISTVDIYFLDYVQYMDELKGQQNFDNPTKEDGQKWKKLLEENAKYHKTLHFDNDNAKN, via the coding sequence ATGATGACTTTAAATTATAATGAGAAAGACTTTCAGAAAAAACTTCAAAAGGATATAGAAATGCCGGAAATCGTGAATGAACATATTAATCAGGCATATCGTTTGATTGAAAATAACACTGTTTTACAGAGAAAAGCATCAAAGGATCCATATCATTGGATGAAAAGTGGAGGCAGGATAGCAGGAGGTATGGCAGCGGTACTGGCAGTAGGATTTGTATTCTGTGCAATCAATCCGGTAATGGCAAAGAATATCCCGGTTGTAGGAGGACTCTTTGAAATTTTACAGGATAATGTGAGTTTCTTTGGTGACTTTTCAGATCATGCAACAACTTTGGAAGCTGTTGATGGAACGAAGACAGACAGCAGTGAAACAGATGGAGCCAAGAACGGCAACGCCAATAGTGGTGCTGCTTACACTAAAACTGCAGATGGGCTGACAATTACATGCTCTGAGGTGTATGCTAACAGCCAGGCGATTTATGTGACCATGCAGTTTAAAAGTGATACACCATTTCCGGAGACAGAAACTTTGGCGGAAAATGGAACACCGGTCATTGATCTGGATATGACTGGTGGTGTGGACTTTAATCCGGATGCCAGTCCTGTAATTGATGGTCAGGTGGAAGGACAATTTCTGGATGATAACACTTATGCATGTATTTTCCGCTATGATCTGGCAGAAGCTGCAAAAGATTATACTGAATACAGCGAGAAATACAATGAGATGACGCAGCAGGTACTGGACGAGATGGGAATAACACTGGACGATCTGGACGATCAGACAGATGAAGGATATGCGCTGTTGGAAGAGTTTACAAATAAAGTGTCTGAACGTGGTGGGGAATATCAGAAATATATTAAAGAAATTGAAATTCCAGATACCTTTAATCTGCATCTGGACATCACGAAGGTAAAAGGACTGGAAGCAAACTACCAGTGGTCAGAAGAGGATGAGAAAAAATATGGAACGGATGCCGGTTACTACAAATATGAAGGTGACTGGAGCTTCGATATCCCGGTTACGGTAGATGATTCCCAGACAGAAGTATTGGAACTTAATGATACAAACGATGCAGGTATTGGACTTAAATCGGTGATTCGTACTCCATATGAATTAACGGTAAATGAACTTTATAAGGAAGGTTCCAACAGTGATTGCTTCATGGTAGCTCTTGATGCCAATGGAAACACACTTCCGTACAATGAGTCTACTGGAAACTGTAATAACTTCGCAATTCAGGACAGAGATATTTCTACGGTAGACATTTATTTTCTGGATTATGTCCAGTATATGGATGAGCTGAAAGGTCAGCAGAATTTTGATAATCCTACGAAAGAGGATGGACAAAAATGGAAAAAACTTCTGGAGGAGAATGCGAAGTACCATAAGACATTGCATTTTGACAATGACAATGCAAAAAACTAA
- a CDS encoding RNA polymerase sigma factor encodes MNEILIRKAKKGDKDAFCRLIDENVQSMYKVAAAYLKNDEDVADAIQDTILSCYENLKSLKQNRYFKTWMIRILINKCKDMIQKKKLVTYTDQMPETPFHEEKYAAMEWIQALEPLDSKYRLVILLYYMEGFGIREISDILDMKESTVKSRLYRGRKQIAEMYGYKVKEGRA; translated from the coding sequence ATGAATGAGATTTTGATACGAAAAGCAAAGAAAGGCGATAAAGATGCTTTTTGTCGGCTTATAGATGAGAATGTACAGAGTATGTACAAGGTTGCAGCAGCATATCTGAAAAATGATGAAGATGTTGCGGATGCAATACAGGATACGATTCTTTCCTGCTATGAAAATCTGAAAAGTCTGAAACAGAACAGATATTTCAAGACATGGATGATTCGAATTCTGATCAATAAGTGCAAGGACATGATACAGAAGAAAAAGCTGGTTACTTATACGGATCAGATGCCGGAAACGCCTTTTCACGAAGAAAAATATGCAGCAATGGAATGGATCCAGGCCTTAGAGCCATTGGACAGTAAATACCGCTTGGTTATTCTTCTATACTATATGGAAGGATTTGGTATCCGGGAAATCAGTGACATTCTGGATATGAAGGAAAGCACTGTAAAATCTCGTCTTTATCGTGGCAGAAAACAGATTGCAGAGATGTATGGATATAAGGTTAAGGAGGGACGTGCCTAA
- a CDS encoding helix-turn-helix domain-containing protein, with product MDKRKEPLNRKLPEYEVIQKAASGNILAVNQILDHYRGYIIKKSIRRLKDEYGNTYCYVDETLRQCLENQLVKKIINFKL from the coding sequence ATGGATAAAAGAAAAGAGCCATTAAACAGAAAACTGCCTGAATATGAAGTGATCCAGAAAGCAGCATCCGGAAACATTCTGGCTGTAAATCAGATCCTGGATCATTACCGTGGATACATAATAAAGAAATCCATCAGAAGATTAAAAGATGAGTATGGAAACACTTACTGTTATGTAGACGAAACATTACGTCAGTGTCTGGAGAATCAATTAGTTAAAAAAATCATAAATTTCAAATTATAA
- a CDS encoding sigma factor-like helix-turn-helix DNA-binding protein has translation MGEDCSCYKERIRHEFDRACILAINGEAANYFKALDRYGKRETSFSELSEVQLGELYTVDEYSVENFFFQVLEYDIEVKDPKIAMALEKLTERKRNVILLYFFMDMNDVEIAKSMNLVRSTVCEHRKRSLEILKEILKEAETADG, from the coding sequence ATGGGTGAGGATTGTTCCTGTTATAAGGAAAGGATCCGGCATGAATTTGACAGAGCATGTATACTGGCAATCAATGGAGAGGCAGCAAACTATTTCAAGGCATTGGACCGGTACGGAAAAAGAGAAACCAGTTTTTCTGAGCTGTCAGAAGTACAGCTTGGGGAATTATATACCGTAGATGAATACAGTGTAGAAAATTTCTTTTTTCAAGTATTGGAATATGATATAGAGGTCAAAGACCCGAAGATCGCAATGGCATTAGAGAAACTTACGGAAAGAAAACGGAATGTAATTTTGCTTTACTTCTTTATGGATATGAACGATGTGGAAATTGCGAAGAGCATGAATTTGGTACGTAGCACTGTCTGCGAACACCGTAAGCGTTCTCTTGAAATATTAAAAGAAATTTTAAAGGAGGCAGAGACTGCCGATGGATAA
- a CDS encoding Arc family DNA-binding protein has product MEKDKHLGLRIDSDTHRKLKSMAEYDGRSINGEILYLIRQAISEYEKKHGKLE; this is encoded by the coding sequence ATGGAAAAAGATAAACACTTAGGACTGCGTATTGATTCAGATACACATAGAAAACTGAAAAGTATGGCAGAATATGATGGACGTTCTATCAATGGAGAAATTTTATATCTGATTAGACAGGCAATTTCCGAGTACGAGAAAAAACATGGAAAGCTGGAATAA
- a CDS encoding DUF4238 domain-containing protein: protein MNNQKNDKRRQHYVPKFYLRNFSENNKSVGIYLFKENKMIKHASINDNLWKEYYYGEDAVVENKLADYEGRWNEIISSILETESLPDTEKDLACLRFFILIASARTLKRGNQINSDYNTLIKKILEIEDPELLKKIINSDVWIEMQHPALVSIKAAQEFLPLVVDLKMDLLINKSEESFVTSDNPVVFCNQLFQEKNLSRGFGWGEIGIQFIIPVSAKIAVCMYDGEVYDMKEKILTSCSTINKLNELFLNNSDEMIVFEYNEKVAKNEKINYIDKLIKKPKHILESDENGNVIKFVNKQIAGRYDLSDIFEIKHKYIEMNISSHTKEEVEEKIKEKIKEKMKSDIEKTQTMSDTEIQKFLESKNDELIEIVFDDMIRPWVKLCEHIFNLS, encoded by the coding sequence ATGAATAATCAAAAAAATGACAAACGACGTCAGCATTATGTGCCCAAATTTTATCTTCGTAATTTTTCTGAAAATAATAAGTCCGTTGGGATATATCTTTTTAAGGAAAATAAGATGATTAAACACGCTTCCATTAATGATAATCTCTGGAAAGAATATTATTATGGAGAAGATGCGGTGGTGGAAAATAAATTGGCTGATTACGAAGGACGATGGAATGAAATTATTTCTTCCATACTTGAGACAGAAAGTCTTCCTGATACAGAAAAAGATTTGGCATGTTTACGTTTTTTCATATTAATTGCATCTGCTCGTACATTAAAACGTGGAAATCAAATAAATAGTGACTATAACACATTAATAAAAAAAATTCTTGAGATAGAAGATCCAGAACTTTTAAAAAAAATAATAAATAGCGATGTTTGGATTGAAATGCAACATCCAGCATTAGTTTCTATAAAAGCGGCCCAAGAATTTTTGCCATTAGTAGTTGATCTGAAAATGGATTTACTAATTAACAAGAGTGAAGAGAGTTTTGTGACTTCTGATAATCCTGTTGTATTTTGTAATCAATTATTTCAAGAAAAAAATTTGTCCCGTGGATTTGGATGGGGAGAGATTGGAATACAGTTTATTATTCCGGTTAGCGCAAAAATTGCTGTTTGTATGTACGATGGTGAGGTATATGATATGAAAGAAAAAATATTGACTTCATGCAGTACAATAAATAAGCTGAATGAATTATTTTTGAATAATTCTGATGAAATGATTGTTTTTGAGTATAATGAAAAAGTAGCAAAAAATGAAAAGATAAATTATATTGATAAACTCATTAAAAAACCGAAACATATTTTGGAGTCAGATGAAAATGGCAATGTAATAAAATTTGTGAACAAACAAATTGCCGGAAGATATGATTTATCGGACATATTTGAAATAAAGCATAAGTATATAGAAATGAATATATCAAGTCATACAAAAGAAGAAGTTGAAGAGAAAATTAAAGAAAAAATTAAAGAAAAAATGAAGTCTGATATAGAAAAAACGCAAACAATGTCAGACACCGAAATACAAAAATTTTTAGAAAGTAAAAATGATGAATTAATAGAAATTGTGTTTGATGATATGATAAGACCATGGGTTAAATTATGTGAACATATATTTAATCTTTCTTAA